One window from the genome of Melospiza georgiana isolate bMelGeo1 chromosome 13, bMelGeo1.pri, whole genome shotgun sequence encodes:
- the ANP32A gene encoding acidic leucine-rich nuclear phosphoprotein 32 family member A isoform X2, with protein MDMKKRIHLELRNRTPSDVKELVLDNCRSFEGKIEGLTDEFEELEFLSTINVGLTSVANLPKLNKLKKLELSDNRISGGLEVLAEKCPNLTHLNLSGNKIKDLGTIEPLKKLENLKSLDLFNCEVTNLNDYRENVFKLLPQLTYLDGYDQDDKEAPDSDAEGYVEGLDDEEEDEDVKDRDDKEAPDSDAEGYVEGLDDEEEDEDEEEYDDDAQVVEDEEDEEEEEEGEEEDVSGEEEEDEEGYNDGEVDDEEDEEEPEEERGQKRKREPEDDGDEDD; from the exons GTGAAAGAGCTCGTTCTGGACAACTGCAGGTCGTTCGAAGGGAAAATCGAGGGCCTCACGGATGAGTTTGAGGAGCTGGAATTCCTCAGCACAATCAACGTCGGCTTAACCTCAGTTGCAAACTTACCAAAGTTAAACAAACTTAAGAAG CTCGAGCTGAGCGACAACAGAATCTCAGGAGGCCTGGAAGTGTTGGCAGAGAAGTGTCCGAACCTCACGCACCTAAACCTAAGCGGCAACAAAATTAAAGATCTCGGGACAATAGAACCTCTG AAAAAGTTGGAAAACCTGAAGAGCTTAGACCTGTTCAACTGTGAGGTGACCAACTTGAACGACTACAGAGAAAACGTGTTCAAGCTGCTGCCGCAGCTGACGTACCTGGACGGCTACGACCAGGACGACAAGGAGGCGCCCGACTCCGACGCCGAGGGATACGTGGAGGGGCTGGATgacgaggaggaggatgaggatg TGAAAGACCGGGACGACAAGGAAGCGCCGGATTCCGACGCCGAGGGATACGTGGAAGGGCTGGACgacgaggaggaggatgaggatg aggaGGAATACGACGACGACGCTCAGGTAGTGGAGGATGaagaggacgaggaggaggaggaggaaggggaggaggaggatgtgagCGGAGAGGAGGAG gaggatgaggaaggcTACAACGACGGCGAGGTGGAcgatgaggaggatgaggaggagcctg aggaagagCGGGGCCAGAAGAGGAAACGAGAGCCTGAGGATGATGGGGATGAGGACGACtga
- the ANP32A gene encoding acidic leucine-rich nuclear phosphoprotein 32 family member A isoform X1 translates to MDMKKRIHLELRNRTPSDVKELVLDNCRSFEGKIEGLTDEFEELEFLSTINVGLTSVANLPKLNKLKKLELSDNRISGGLEVLAEKCPNLTHLNLSGNKIKDLGTIEPLKKLENLKSLDLFNCEVTNLNDYRENVFKLLPQLTYLDGYDQDDKEAPDSDAEGYVEGLDDEEEDEDVLSLVKDRDDKEAPDSDAEGYVEGLDDEEEDEDEEEYDDDAQVVEDEEDEEEEEEGEEEDVSGEEEEDEEGYNDGEVDDEEDEEEPEEERGQKRKREPEDDGDEDD, encoded by the exons GTGAAAGAGCTCGTTCTGGACAACTGCAGGTCGTTCGAAGGGAAAATCGAGGGCCTCACGGATGAGTTTGAGGAGCTGGAATTCCTCAGCACAATCAACGTCGGCTTAACCTCAGTTGCAAACTTACCAAAGTTAAACAAACTTAAGAAG CTCGAGCTGAGCGACAACAGAATCTCAGGAGGCCTGGAAGTGTTGGCAGAGAAGTGTCCGAACCTCACGCACCTAAACCTAAGCGGCAACAAAATTAAAGATCTCGGGACAATAGAACCTCTG AAAAAGTTGGAAAACCTGAAGAGCTTAGACCTGTTCAACTGTGAGGTGACCAACTTGAACGACTACAGAGAAAACGTGTTCAAGCTGCTGCCGCAGCTGACGTACCTGGACGGCTACGACCAGGACGACAAGGAGGCGCCCGACTCCGACGCCGAGGGATACGTGGAGGGGCTGGATgacgaggaggaggatgaggatg TTTTATCCCTAGTGAAAGACCGGGACGACAAGGAAGCGCCGGATTCCGACGCCGAGGGATACGTGGAAGGGCTGGACgacgaggaggaggatgaggatg aggaGGAATACGACGACGACGCTCAGGTAGTGGAGGATGaagaggacgaggaggaggaggaggaaggggaggaggaggatgtgagCGGAGAGGAGGAG gaggatgaggaaggcTACAACGACGGCGAGGTGGAcgatgaggaggatgaggaggagcctg aggaagagCGGGGCCAGAAGAGGAAACGAGAGCCTGAGGATGATGGGGATGAGGACGACtga